In Rhinolophus sinicus isolate RSC01 chromosome X, ASM3656204v1, whole genome shotgun sequence, a single genomic region encodes these proteins:
- the LOC141569695 gene encoding thymosin beta-4-like, translating to MSDKPDMAEIEKFSKAKLKKTEIQEKSILPSKETIEQEKQAGEL from the coding sequence ATGTCTGACAAACCTGATATGGCTGAGATTGAGAAATTCAGTAAggcaaaattgaagaagacagaaatacaAGAGAAAAGCATACTGCCTTCAAAAGAAACGATTGAACAGGAGAAGCAAGCAGGCGAATTGTAA